TAAGCTTGTCGCTTACTTCTGGAAAATAATTTCCTATCAAACTTGCGGCATCCTTGTAGTTAATGCCTTTTGACAATTTAAATAATCTGGCTAGTGGTACTATTATAAACTTGATGAGTAAGGCAACTTCTACTACTATAAATGCCCAGAAAAGAACCGTTCTTCCCGCTGGACTAAGCCAGAAAAAATACTCAATGAGTAGTGTAATTAAGAAATAAAATAGACCTAATGCAAAAAATAATATCGCACCGCGCAGCAATTCATTAGTGTAATACTTTCTAATAAATCCCTCGAGCTTCTTCTCTATTTTTTCAAATCTATTCGTCATCTATCCTAATTCTCTTTATAGCAACCTCTAAAGTACTATTTTATTATGTTTTAAGAGGATGTCAACATTTACAAAGATATCACTGTGATCTTCATAAAAAACTTTAAACCGTAATCGTTAAGCCTTTTTAATGGCTTAAAAGTATCTTTGCACAAAATCTAAGACTATGTCTCAAAACGTTCGGGTGCGATTTGCACCTTCACCTACTGGGCCATTGCACATCGGTGGTGTGCGTACGGCGCTTTTTAATTATTTATTTGCAAAAAAACATGGAGGTACTTTTATCCTCCGTATAGAAGATACAGATCAAAATCGCTATGTACCTGGTGCAGAAGATTATATACGTGAGAGTCTAGACTGGTGCGGTATTTCATATGATGAAGGACCTACAAAAGATGGCGGATTTGGACCTTATAGACAAAGTGAACGTAAGGATAAGTATCACGCTTTCGCGAAAGCGTTAGTAGACTCAAATAATGCTTACTATGCATTTGATACTGCCGAAAGTCTTGATGCACATAGAAAAGATCACGAAGCAAACGGCAAAACCTTTATCTATAACTGGCACAATCGCCTTAAACTAGATAACTCTCTCGTTCTATCGCAAGAAGAAACAGAGAAGCGTATAGCCGCTGGCGAAAATTATGTGATACGTTTTAAATCTCCTCAAGATGAAGTATTACAACTACGTGATGAAATCCGTGGTGCTATGGAGATTGATACCAATATTCTAGATGATAAGGTGTTATTTAAATCTGACGGGATGCCTACCTATCACCTAGCAAACATAGTAGATGACCATTTAATGGAAATTACTCATGTGATACGTGGTGAAGAGTGGTTACCATCTCTAGCGTTGCACGTGTTATTATATAGAGCCTTTGGATGGGATGCGCCGGTATTTGCTCACCTACCGCTTATTCTCAAACCTGTAGGGAAAGGAAAATTAAGTAAACGTGATGGTGATAAATTAGGATTTCCAGTATTTCCGTTACAATGGGAAGATCCAAAATCAAACGAAATTTCTTCTGGATACAGAGAAGACGGTTACTTTGCAGAAGCAATGGTAAACATGCTTGCCTTTTTAGGATGGAATCCTGGTACGGAACAAGAAATTTTTAGTCTAGAAGAGCTTGTAGCAGCTTTTGACTTAAAACGTGTTAATAAAGCTGGAGCAAAGTTTGATCCAGAAAAGACAAAGTGGTTCCAGCAGCAGTATATGCAAGAATCTCCTGTAGCACTTATAGCAGATCAATTTATGACATTCTTAAAGGATAAGAATGTTACCGCTACAGAGGAATATACTACACACGTAGTTGATCTTATTAAAGAACGCGCCATCTTTGTAGAAGATTTATGGACATTAGGAAGTTACTTCTTTACTGCTCCAACAGAGTTTGATGAAAAGGCAGCCAAGAAAGCTTGGAAAGAAGATACGGCGGCCATCATGGAAGAGGTGAAAATTATATTATCTGGCGTATCTAACTTCACAACAATAGAAGCTCAAACAGCTCTTAAGGAGTGGATTGTAGCAAAGGAATTAGGTTTTGGAAAAGTAATGCAACCTTTTAGATTATCACTTGTGGGCGCTATGCAAGGACCTGATGTTTTTGATATTGCTACCACCATTAGCAAAGAAGAAACATTGCGACGTATAGATTATGCAATTACCACACTAGGATAACTGTTATACATCACATTATTATTTAAGGCTACAAATCATTGATTTGTAGCCTTAATTTTTTGCCGATAGTTTATAAATAAAAGACAACTCCAGCAGTGATTAATGATGCATTGCCTTTAAAATCTCTTGCATTGTTATCAATTACAAGGTTTTGCTCATTAAGATTATTGAGGATGTTTGTAAATCCATATTGGTACTGTAGCATAAGCCTTACGTGTTCAAAACCACCTGTAAGTCCTATGATACCAAAACCATTTACTCTAGATATTTCTTGTATATCACTTGCGGTGAGAGTAGTATAACCGCTTACTATATTTGTGCTTTGACTAGAATTATCTAATTTCATCTTACTGTTGATAAGTAGTGCAGGTCCAATGTCTACTGCTAGATGGTTTGCAATTAAGTTATAACTGAGTAATAGATTAAGCTGCGCACCTATGATATTGTATTGAGTATCCTCACTAGTAAGTTGATCTAAAGAAGTTGTTTGAACTGTAACCGCAGTACTTAACAAATCAATCCCGTAAACCATTCCCCAATTATTATACACATTTCCTCTAGTAGTAAAACCCGCTAGAAAACCAGCTTCTCCTTGTACATCAAAGTTCTTTGTATCTATATCCATAAATGCAACTTTACCTTGAAGGCCTATACGGTTATAATTACCGCTACCCCTATAAGATTGGGCAAAGATTGTTGTGGATGTTATAAGTAGTAAAGCAAATAGTAATAAATATTTCATAGGGGAGTATGTAAAGAAGATTATGCTTAATTAATGGTTCTAAGGTATAATAACTTCAAGGCAATCAAGAAACTTTTAGTTTATGTGTTACATTTTATCGATTATGGCTACTTATCTTTAAGATTACAATAATCACCATCAATAATTTCTAAAAATATCCAATATGGGACAGATTCTTTTACCAGTATTAATAGTACTAGCCATACTTATAATCCTCTCAGGGATATTTATGGTTAAACAGCAAACCGCCGCCGTTGTGGAGCGTTTTGGAAAATTCATTGGAGTACGTAACTCGGGACTTCAATTTAAAATTCCTGTATTTGATAAAATTGCAGGTCGTATCAATTTAAAAATACAGCAGCTTGATGTTGTTGTTGAGACTAAAACTAAAGAT
The genomic region above belongs to Dokdonia sp. Dokd-P16 and contains:
- the gltX gene encoding glutamate--tRNA ligase; amino-acid sequence: MSQNVRVRFAPSPTGPLHIGGVRTALFNYLFAKKHGGTFILRIEDTDQNRYVPGAEDYIRESLDWCGISYDEGPTKDGGFGPYRQSERKDKYHAFAKALVDSNNAYYAFDTAESLDAHRKDHEANGKTFIYNWHNRLKLDNSLVLSQEETEKRIAAGENYVIRFKSPQDEVLQLRDEIRGAMEIDTNILDDKVLFKSDGMPTYHLANIVDDHLMEITHVIRGEEWLPSLALHVLLYRAFGWDAPVFAHLPLILKPVGKGKLSKRDGDKLGFPVFPLQWEDPKSNEISSGYREDGYFAEAMVNMLAFLGWNPGTEQEIFSLEELVAAFDLKRVNKAGAKFDPEKTKWFQQQYMQESPVALIADQFMTFLKDKNVTATEEYTTHVVDLIKERAIFVEDLWTLGSYFFTAPTEFDEKAAKKAWKEDTAAIMEEVKIILSGVSNFTTIEAQTALKEWIVAKELGFGKVMQPFRLSLVGAMQGPDVFDIATTISKEETLRRIDYAITTLG